ACTGATACAGACTAATAAACTCAGAGGGTTCTATGGTCAATTTAACTTCAAGTACCCTGGATTAAATAAACTTAACCCAGGATTTCTCAAAAGAATTTGACCCTGGAACTCTTATATGCCCAGAATATCTATTACCATTCATAGAATTAATCCATGAAATTAATACCCTGGGATATACAGtctaaaatttttgaaaatttgtGATCCACGGGAAAGCATGTTTATTCAGACCTTCATTGTTCAGATAATTAAATACACTAATGTGAGCTTAAAGAGAgttttctgttcattttctaaaacccattcccattgctatcaagtcagtttcgattcatagccaccctatagaacagagtttactgccccatagggtttccgaagctgtaaatctttatggaagttgactgccacacctttctcctgcagagtggctggtgggtttgaaccgccgacctttcagttagcagccaagtatttaaccactgcgccaccagggctcctttcttccttttttttttaaataatattttattgagattttggtgaaagtttgcacagcaagttaggttctcatttgataattccacacaaattgttcagtgacgttagttacattaatcacaatgtgtcaacattctctttaattgtgttctgtttgttccatttccagtactctagtttccctgcccccttattttcttatctttacctttgagtaattgttgatctTTTGTTCTTATACTGATGGTTTTGAGGTAAAACACCGATcatatgggtaatatcctttattttgtatgTCGCTGTTTCGATAAAAGGTGATTTTAGGGCATAGGCATGGTTCTGGGTTTAAAGAATgtctcaggacagtagtttcaggaaatcctctgttctctactgctCCAGtttgtctgacttttttttttttttttgaaaaaaaaaaaaagaatttgagttctgcttcacatttttctcctattctatcgGGACGATCTACTGTGACCCCactcagaacagtcagtggttgtagccaggcaccatctagttcttcaggtctcagggtagatgagatcatgtagacttgtttcttctctgagcttttgattatcttcttactgttttgctcctggcaaGTAGATACCCGTAGTTATgtgttagatggccactcacaagcttttaagaccccagatgctgctcacttAACTAGGAtccagatcatgatttttgtgaactatgttatgccaattgactgagctgTCCCATTAGACTGTGGCCCTAAGCTTTcagacccagaaaaccaatcttggaaggtGCTTGATTATGTCTGTGGAGTTTCTGTATTTCTGCCTTCAACAAATATACGTGCTTGGACCCATATATTTGTACTTACACATACCTATAAATACTTCTGGacccctggcagcacagtggttaagagcttggctgctaaccaaaaggtcagcagttcgaatccatcagctgctcctcagaaactctatgagggcagttctactttgccctatagggtcgctatgagtcaaaattgactcaacagcacaggtttggttttcagtttatcGATACTTCAGTCTGTTCTCACCTAAGTACACACCTGTACCCACCCATATACCAATATGTCTGTGCtcatccatatgtgctcaaagGCACATCTTTACTTTGGTTGTACTGTGCTCACTACACCCACATTCAGTACCATTTTTCCTatcaccaaaataataataagtttCTACTATCTAAAGTGTATGTTCCCCTCCTTCTctgtaaccaccaatgaacattgatTTCTCTGTATTTACCTGTTCTTATCTTTTATAAAAAGGGATtgatacaatatttatccttatatacttgacttatttcacttagcattatgccctccaggtccatccatgttgtaataTGTTTCAGGGACTCATTGATTTTCGTTatgattgcatagtattccattacgtgtatgtaccacaatttgcttatccatttatccactgataggcacttcagttgtttccatttatttgctattgtgaataaggcagcagtgaacataggtgggcatatgtctgttcatgtcattatttttaggtctctaggggagggattgctggatcacagggtagttctatttctaattttttgagaGGATTCCTTTTATTCCCCAAACAATTATTAGTTCTAAAAACAATATTGGAATAATACATTTTGAAAGATTGCGCACTGACCTCTAAAACAAACTCCCTAAAAGCAAAGTTGGGGTTGAGCTCTGATTTGAGAATCTTAAGTGGAGGCTACCCCTGACACTTTTCTCTTTTCCATCAGGCAGCAGTGAAGGCGGTGGTGGCCTCTTCCCGGCTGGGAAGTGCCAGCAGTCATGGCAACATCCAGGAGGGCCACAAGGCCAGCCGAGACCCATCCCCCATCGAAGATGGCAACCAGGACATCAAAGCTATTCCAGAAGAAGAGAAAGTTTCAGGAGATGGGGCCCAAGTGTCATTTGAGGGGGCACAGGCTGAGCTGATGAGGGAGCAGGCCTTAGGGGAAGTTAAGGATGTAGATATAAATGCTGCCGAGGCCACCAAGATGGTGCCAGAAGCACCGGATGATGGGATAGAGGTGGCTGAGCCAGAAATAGAAGAAGGCCTAATAGAGGAAAAGCTGAAGACTGTGGAGGAAGCAGCAGACCCTAAAGAAGGGCAAGAAAACCCTGATCTGGGACTTGGGGCTCAACAGTATGATGTGAACCTGCCAGAGTACTAATCCAGCTTCCTTCAGATCTGGAAGCCAAACCCTGGCATTTTATGCACTTTGTCCTTCAGCAAGGAAGATGTGGAAGCATGATATTCACTATAGTGATTCTGTTTTtgaggtgcaaaaaaaaaaaaaaaaaaatacatatatatcagTTGGTAATCCTAGCTTCAATGCATGTGACTGCTTTATGAAAATAATAGTGTCTTCTATGGCATGTAATGGATAACTAATACTGATGAGTTAAATTTGGAATTGCAAGTAAACACATCACCACTTTTAAACACTGAGACATTTTCAAAGACCAGTGGCACACATTTGAACTAAATAATAACCAATTTTTTTGCTTTGAAAACCTAGCCATCCTATATCCTCTGGATTTCTTCACAAGGCAGTAAGGCAGTAATTCTTTTGGACTACTGCTTAGCTAATACCAGGTAGTATTACATCATACAAGATGTGTTCCCGTGACATTCTCAacattttccttttcatcattattGTATCCAAACCGTTTACAAGGAGATGATTATAGGTTATAGTTGTACCATGCAGCAAAAACCATCTCACGCATAGGTAAGACATTGAACCATGTTTTTAAGGACTGTGAAACTATATACCCCTAAAGCTTGTGTGGAGAATGCCTTATTAGTTTAAaaaatggagccctgttggctcagtggttaagtgctacggttgctaaccaaagggccagcagtccaaatccaccagccgctccttggaaaccctattgggcagttctactcagtccagtggggtcgctatgagtcggaatcaactcgacggcaataggtttgggtttttttttatattaataataaCCAAAAATGTTCTTTCataaaattttgccattttacaATGTTGGAGAAAGTATTTACAAACTCATGTTGAGGAACATAGTCTTCCTTTTACCTCTCTCTAATCTGATGAAAAAAAACTCAGGTGGGGGGAAAGACAGtgagggaagaaaaagaagattagGACTTAGTCTACGGAAGAAAGATTGACTTCTTATCATTTTTGAGATAAACTTATATTTATTCATGAGCTTGTACAACTTTATAAATAGGAACATTTTTATGGATAAATTCTATAATGAGCAAGTTTCAAATATTTTACAAAGATATGTTCCATAGGCTGGTGCCAAAATGTCTGAATAGAGTAGGAATAACATTCCGTTATACAGTAATTATTGTCTTTGCTAGAGTAAGAACTACATTTTTGCTTACAAAAGCCTTTTCTTCctttgactgttgttgttaggtgccatcgagtcagttccaacgcatagcaaccctatgcacaacagaacaaaacactgcccagtctgtgccatcctcacacttgttgctatgcttgaccccattgttgcagccactgtgtcagtccatctcattgagggttttcctctttttcgctgaccctcaactctaccaaatgtgatgtccttctccagggattgatccctcctgacatgtgcaaagtatgtgagatgcagtcttgccatccttgcttccaaggagaaatctggttgtacttctttcaaaacagatttgttcattcttttggcagtccatggtatattcaatattctccgacaccacagttcaaaggcattatttgtcttcggtcttccttattcattgtccagctttcatgtccatatgaggtgactgaaaacatcatgtgttgggtcaggtgcaccttagtcctcaaggtgacatctttgctttttaacactttgaagagatctctcGCAGCCAATTTggccaacgcaatgcgtcttttgatttcttgactgctgctttcttgggtgttgattgtggatccaagtaaaatgaaatccttgacaacctcaatctttccttcattcattatgatgttgcttattggtccagttgtgagaatttttttcattatattgaggtgtagtaagtgcttcaagtcctcttcactttcagcaaccatagttgtgtcatctgcataacacaaattgttaacgagtcttcctccaatcctgatgccctgttcttcttcatatagtcacaACTATCATATTGATTGATGGTTATCTAGATATACTACATATAATTTCTGAAAAGCTAGTGTATCTTTTATTCATACTTGAAATAGAAGTGCCCATATTTTACagtatagtttttaaaatttccatgtcaagaaatttagaacaaTGCAACTTCTTATTTAttgtaaaaaaacaacaaaaccactgATTTCAAATCAGACTCTTGAGAAGCTGGAACACCAGACCTAatatttttagaatattttttagAATAAATCTAACTTTCCTTTGATTTAAATATCAACCCTTTTCACTTACAAAAATCACACCAATCCCAAGTGTCCCAGATTTATTTCTAGTTTGAGTTGAAATGGACATTTTATCAAATTTATTATGTATCACATTTTTTATAAATTtccttaatgtaaaaaaaaaatgattgcttttaaagactaaaatgataaaaaaatgatAGACATTGAAAATGACCATCACataaaaatcctcatcaaaaagACATCTTAAAATTTTTTGGCTGTTCCTCAAAACTATTAAATTGGGAAATGAAATTCAGTCTCTGGTTTCTGGCTATGAGAACTCGATACACATTTTAGACATTTTGCTTTACAAGCACAAATCTTCCTTTACTGCTATCCTTTTGGGAAGAAAACACAGTAGGACTTATCTACCATGTTTTAGGGGCCTGCCAGGTCACAGACATGGAGGGTCAGGGTCCCGAAGAGGCCCATCATCTAAGCTCAGAACAggatcattttttgttttgttttatcttttcttaACTAGTAGAGAGTACTTatcctcttctctcttccttcctacTTTCCTTCATTATTCCCTCTAGGAATTCTcaattttactattaaaaaagcGTTTGCtatttttaacctttaaaaatgCCTTCATCACTGAGCATTAATATTTCCCCtttaaaaaatcaaggaaaatagaTATCTTCTGAAAAACCTATTTCCTGGTGTACTTTTTCCAGTGAGACTTAatagatacagtaaaacctgtgaaagctgggacCTGTATAAGATGGAAACCTGTCAGataaagaaaatgcaaatattttccactaatagagagtaatcgacttgacagcactgggttttttgttttaatagaaaGTAATAGAAAAATGTTAAGACTGCACCGTATCAAAGGGGGTAACTCGCGATACCCCAAAAAACAAGGTAGTTGCACTGAATTCTGGCTCTCAgtgcaaaccaaacaaaacccgttgccatcgagttggttccaactcatagtgaccctataggacagagtagaactgccccatacggcttccaaggagcggctggtggatttgaactgctgaccttttggttagcagcgtagctcttaaccatatcaaaggaggaaagaagagagCGAAAGGGACCTTGTTATTAAGTGTCAATTAGGTGGAAGATGAGAACACATCATCTCTCCCAGTCTACCCCAAGATTGTTCCAAGGGCGGTTGTTAATCTCATTCCAAGACTGCATTGGTTGGATTATAAAAACAGCAATGCAAACATCAGAGCCAAGGTGTGTTGTAGAATTTACCCATTTAAGTGATTGTACATGCCCATTCTTTGATGAGTATTCATGGGTGTGAGGGTAATTCCCTCCGGCTTGTTTAACCCATAAATTGCATTCTCTAAAAATCAATTGGAGATTTGAATTTCAAATCATATTTGAAGTCCTGATAATGCCTAAATAGTAACTTAGGCAATTCATTGGGGGGGGGGAGTCCAAACTGATTCACAAAAATTAGTTATTTGAATTTCGAATCATATTTGAAGTCCTGATAATGCCTAAATAGTAACTTAGGCAATtcattgggggggggggggagtccaAACTGATTCACAAAAATTAGTTATTTCAGTCAAAAAAATGATTTCCTTAGATTTCATATAAatacaacctaaaaaaaaaaatcaggataaaTTATGTCAACATTTTTAAAAGCACAGCCAACATTTCTATTGCTTGCTGAAATGGGATCTGCTATCTATCACAGATTACTTAGGCCAATACCTACTGTGGCAGGTCAAGTCTTAATTTGACAAACTGCTTTGTAACGTTACCCCAAGTGACAATATAATCACAAA
Above is a window of Loxodonta africana isolate mLoxAfr1 chromosome 2, mLoxAfr1.hap2, whole genome shotgun sequence DNA encoding:
- the STARD4 gene encoding stAR-related lipid transfer protein 4 isoform X1 — its product is MEGLPDASAFSTKLKNTLIQYHSIEDDKWRVAKKTKDVTVWRKPSEEFSGYLYKAQGVVDDTVNCVIDHLRPGPCRLYWDSLMTSLDILEHFEENCCVMRYTTAGQLWNIISPREFVDFSYTVGYKEGLLSCDDTTMVAESEEDLKHLLHLNIMKKILTTGPISNIIMNEGKIEVVKDFILLGSTINTQESSSQEIKRRIALAKLAARDLFKVLKSKDVTLRTKVHLTQHMMFSVTSYGHESWTMNKEDRRQIMPLNCGVGEY